A genomic segment from Cyprinus carpio isolate SPL01 chromosome A22, ASM1834038v1, whole genome shotgun sequence encodes:
- the LOC109046690 gene encoding immediate early response gene 5 protein-like, giving the protein MEYKVEAHRIMSISLGKIYNSRVQRGGIKLHKNLLVSLVLRSARQVYLSDYYSGAYLNAQSEREGNEWDITDSDREKFPPSATECDRVESTEEPQQSEQPEKGREYRENDDEVKSDQADCNVTSTLQQEQNQNSSLDSVAKVSSETPPETNEPEESPSDSAAAERDSTPEANGESHQPPKTHVCSNRKRSAEESESGDSPQKRTKVTSSNAKEDEEAEEMDTSNVSNLITIFGSSFSGLLSKDSAKPEAEAEDSGQICCDQMLKNLNPWSTAIVAF; this is encoded by the coding sequence ATGGAATACAAAGTGGAAGCCCATCGGATTATGAGTATTTCCTTAGGGAAAATCTACAACTCACGCGTTCAACGAGGCGGCATTAAATTGCATAAAAACCTCCTGGTCTCGCTGGTCCTTCGCAGCGCGCGTCAGGTCTATCTGAGCGACTACTACAGCGGCGCTTACCTGAACGCTCAGAGCGAACGCGAAGGGAACGAATGGGACATCACGGACTCAGACCGGGAGAAATTCCCTCCCTCTGCAACGGAATGCGACCGAGTGGAGAGCACAGAGGAACCGCAACAGAGCGAGCAGCCCGAGAAAGGGCGCGAATATCGTGAAAACGACGATGAGGTGAAATCAGACCAGGCGGATTGTAACGTTACTTCCACTTTACAACAAGAGCAAAACCAAAACTCTTCGCTAGACTCTGTGGCTAAGGTTTCATCTGAAACACCGCCGGAAACCAACGAGCCCGAGGAGAGTCCCTCAGACAGTGCAGCAGCAGAACGCGACTCAACGCCTGAAGCGAACGGGGAATCACatcaaccacccaaaacacacgTTTGTTCAAACAGGAAAAGAAGCGCGGAGGAGTCGGAAAGTGGCGATTCGCCTCAAAAGAGGACCAAAGTTACTTCCTCAAACGCTAAAGAGGACGAGGAAGCCGAGGAGATGGACACGAGTAACGTGTCCAACCTCATAACGATATTTGGTTCCAGTTTCTCGGGACTTCTCAGCAAAGACAGCGCCAAACCCGAGGCCGAGGCAGAGGATAGTGGACAAATCTGCTGTGACCAAATGCTGAAGAACCTAAACCCTTGGAGTACGGCGATAGTAGCTTTCTAA